The DNA segment GAAATGCAAATTCTAATGCATCATGTATATGAATACAAAAAAGGCTTGCGAAATTTAGTGTTGCATACCATGCATATGAAAGAACAATACAAGACAGAAGAACTATTAAAAAGAAGAGGAATTAGTTTTATTACACAGGCACTTAGCTCTAGTAAGATAAATGTATTTTTTGGAGACAGTAAATGTGTAAGTATTATAAAATCATTTGGAAACAAAAACCTTAATGAGTTCAGCGACGAAGAAGATTTTATATTAGGAACTATGCTTGGTTACGACCGCATGCAACAATGTGAACGTTTTTTAAAACGTAAAGAGCTTCAAAGCAAAGCTTTGTTTTGTCACATGAACTCCACAAAAAGTCATTCATAGAATATAAATCTTTGACATTTATATATAGTAATGAAGGAAAAAAGGTGTTGGACTGAATATTTAGCCATTTTCAAAATAAACCAACACCTTTTTATTCTCTACAAAGTCAGTAAAGACGATTCCTAAAATCATAAAATATAAGGATTGATAAGGAGTAAGACCTTAGTAAATTTGCCGTTAGTTTTTATTTATTCTAATTAAACAAATGAAGCTCACAATCACTTTACTCCTATTTATCGTTTCATGCTCCATCATCAATGGTCAACAAGTCACTATTCAAGGCAACATTATCGACGAAAGCGGATTGCCCTTAACAGGCGCAACAGTACACCAAAAATACACGAATAATGCCACCACATCCAACAACAATGGCTATTACAGGTTAACCGTCAATACCACCAGGCAGAGCTCCCTTGTTTATTCAATGGTAGGATGTCTGCCCAAGGAAATTATCATCGAAGCAAGTAGCAATAGCCCTTTGAAATATGATGTCGTGTTGGAAGCAGATCCAGCAACGACACTAAACGAAACAGTAGTTATTGCAAAATCAAATATACGACTCGTGGAAGAAACTGGCTTTAATGTAGTGGCCATTGACGCAAAGCCCTACCATAATTCAGCCATCAATCTTACAGAGTTATTAAACCAGACTCCCGGTGTCAAGATAAACCAAGTGGGTGGACTGGGCTCTAAAACCAATGTCACCATAAACGGACTCAGTGGCAACCACGTTCGTTTCTTTATTGATGGCATGCCCATGGATGCCATGAGTTCTTCATTCCAAATCAATAACTTACCTGTAAATATGGCAGAACGCATAGAAGTTTATAAAGGTGTAGTACCCGTTAACTTTGGTTCCGATGCTTTGGGAGGAGCTGTCAATATTGTTACAAAAAAAACACCGGGCTCCTATCTCGATGCCTCTTATTCTTATGGTTCATTCAATACACATTTAAGTTATATTAATGCGGGTCATACCTCCGAAAATGGTTTCACCATACAACTCAATGCCTACCAAAACTACTCCGACAACAGTTATTATGTAGACGATGTCAGTGTGCTTGACTTTGAAACCAACCTATATACCTCCCCACAAAGAGTAAAGCGTTTTCATGATACTTATCACAACGAAACTGTCATATTAAAAACAGGGATCGTAAATAAACCTTTTGCAGACCAGCTATTATTGGGTTTTACATTAGGACAAGAATATAAAGAAATTCAACATCCTGCTTACATCAACCCTGTATATGGCGATAAGGTGTATACCTCCAACACCATCATGCCGTCATTTTTATATTCAAAAGATGACCTATTAATCGAACATCTTGA comes from the Saccharicrinis fermentans DSM 9555 = JCM 21142 genome and includes:
- a CDS encoding DUF2023 family protein; translated protein: MNRSTSLKLGIDNSDRMRVTCAEYKSAEMQILMHHVYEYKKGLRNLVLHTMHMKEQYKTEELLKRRGISFITQALSSSKINVFFGDSKCVSIIKSFGNKNLNEFSDEEDFILGTMLGYDRMQQCERFLKRKELQSKALFCHMNSTKSHS